The following proteins come from a genomic window of Chryseobacterium glaciei:
- a CDS encoding LemA family protein, protein MIILIIVIALAVIFLLYGVSIYNQLVKLRNLVQEAWSSIDVMLKKRHDLIPNLVETVKGYATHERETLDSVTRARAQAVGANSVESKEAAEKNLNQAMMNLFAVAEQYPDLKANTNFQQLQSELTSIENDIEKSRRYYNGTVRDNNTLVESFPSNIIANMYKFVKSPFFELENAAEREVPTVKF, encoded by the coding sequence ATGATCATTCTAATTATTGTAATCGCATTAGCTGTAATATTTCTTCTTTATGGAGTTTCCATTTATAACCAATTGGTAAAACTGAGAAATCTGGTTCAGGAAGCTTGGAGCAGTATCGATGTAATGCTTAAAAAACGTCACGATCTTATCCCGAACCTTGTAGAAACGGTAAAAGGTTACGCAACCCACGAACGCGAAACATTGGACAGTGTGACAAGAGCAAGGGCTCAGGCTGTAGGCGCAAATTCGGTAGAATCTAAGGAAGCTGCAGAGAAAAATCTGAATCAGGCAATGATGAATTTATTCGCTGTTGCAGAGCAATATCCGGATTTGAAAGCAAATACTAATTTCCAACAACTACAATCTGAACTGACTTCCATAGAAAACGATATCGAAAAATCAAGAAGATATTACAACGGAACCGTTCGTGATAACAATACATTGGTAGAATCTTTTCCTAGTAATATTATCGCCAACATGTATAAATTCGTGAAATCTCCGTTCTTCGAATTAGAAAATGCTGCGGAAAGAGAAGTTCCAACTGTAAAGTTTTAA
- a CDS encoding DUF2207 domain-containing protein, whose translation MKKFLVLFYLLTFTLAFSQEEDSLSENKNGIERITSFHSDINVDKKSALNITENINVHSLGINIKRGIYRALPLSRNLNNKTQKVKYDIISVKKDGVEEDYHEETGDGYLKIYVGNKDVILSPGDYKYEIKYKTENQIGFFDKYDEVYWNVNGTVWDFAIDTISAKVTLPDGAKILQNSCYTGSYGNNSQNCSSKVLSDNSMEWSATNLAPNEGLTIAAGFQKGIMIPPPPPTFLEKFGILIGGIIILFGLIFYYYSTWRKYGVDPQKPTVYPQFNVPEDLSPASMGYLENESFKNKFLTASIVNLAVKGYLKIVEGEDSGILGLFSTKTFTLNKLKEPDQALPKEEINLMNTLFTGNDTLKFDGKYNSKIENVVNSFKGTLAFQHDKFLNEGNNFSKVVVPILIMTVVYALGLFISYKIDPEPEKMAGGIAVYVISLIIFFVVSFLSSRVSWKFLIPIPIFVIIGLIGFIKLGNGGSELINFGICYFFIILGFTSLMIYQYVIKRPSEEKLRQKSLIEGFKMYMGAAENEQLKFHNPPQMTPQVFETLLPFAMVLGVDDIWGEKFDTMVKNMANGTEYVHAWYIGSSINHLSFGNTLNSSLTNSIRSAATQPSSSSSGSGGGGFSGGGGGGGGGGGW comes from the coding sequence ATGAAAAAGTTTTTAGTACTTTTTTATTTGCTGACTTTTACGCTCGCTTTTTCGCAGGAAGAAGATAGTTTAAGTGAGAACAAAAATGGAATTGAACGGATCACTTCTTTTCATTCTGATATTAATGTTGATAAAAAATCTGCGCTGAATATTACAGAAAACATCAACGTCCACAGTCTTGGAATTAATATCAAACGTGGAATTTACCGTGCGCTTCCTTTGTCGAGAAACTTAAATAACAAAACTCAGAAAGTAAAATACGATATCATCTCCGTTAAAAAAGATGGAGTAGAGGAGGATTATCATGAAGAAACCGGAGATGGTTATCTGAAAATATATGTCGGAAATAAGGATGTAATTCTAAGTCCGGGCGATTATAAATATGAAATAAAGTATAAAACAGAAAATCAGATCGGATTTTTTGATAAATACGATGAGGTATATTGGAACGTAAACGGCACAGTCTGGGATTTTGCAATAGATACAATTTCAGCAAAGGTAACCCTTCCTGATGGCGCAAAAATTCTTCAAAATTCATGCTACACGGGTTCTTACGGAAATAATTCTCAAAATTGTAGTTCTAAAGTTTTGTCTGATAATTCGATGGAATGGTCTGCAACTAATTTAGCTCCGAATGAAGGATTGACAATTGCCGCAGGATTTCAAAAAGGAATTATGATTCCACCGCCACCGCCAACTTTTCTCGAAAAATTTGGAATTTTAATCGGTGGAATTATCATATTATTTGGATTGATTTTCTATTACTATTCAACATGGAGAAAATATGGTGTTGATCCGCAAAAGCCAACAGTTTATCCACAATTCAATGTTCCGGAAGACCTTTCACCGGCTTCAATGGGATATTTGGAAAATGAAAGTTTTAAAAATAAATTTCTAACCGCCTCAATCGTCAATCTTGCTGTAAAAGGTTATTTAAAAATAGTTGAAGGCGAAGATTCGGGAATTTTAGGTTTGTTCAGTACAAAAACATTTACTTTAAATAAATTAAAAGAGCCCGATCAGGCTTTACCAAAGGAAGAAATCAACTTAATGAATACTCTTTTCACGGGAAATGATACCTTAAAGTTTGATGGAAAATATAATTCAAAAATTGAAAATGTTGTTAATAGCTTCAAAGGAACATTGGCATTTCAGCATGATAAATTTTTAAATGAAGGAAATAATTTTTCAAAAGTTGTTGTGCCGATTTTAATCATGACGGTTGTATATGCTTTAGGTTTATTTATAAGCTATAAAATAGATCCGGAGCCAGAAAAAATGGCTGGTGGAATAGCTGTATACGTTATTTCTTTAATCATATTTTTTGTAGTATCATTTTTGTCAAGCAGAGTTTCATGGAAATTTTTAATTCCTATTCCAATCTTTGTTATCATTGGATTGATTGGTTTTATTAAACTAGGAAACGGCGGAAGTGAACTTATTAATTTTGGTATTTGTTACTTCTTTATTATTCTAGGATTTACTTCTTTGATGATTTATCAATATGTAATTAAAAGACCGTCAGAAGAAAAATTGAGACAAAAATCTTTAATTGAAGGCTTCAAAATGTACATGGGAGCAGCTGAAAATGAACAGTTGAAATTTCACAATCCTCCTCAAATGACACCACAGGTTTTCGAAACATTACTTCCCTTTGCAATGGTTTTGGGAGTGGATGATATTTGGGGAGAGAAATTTGATACGATGGTTAAAAACATGGCGAACGGAACGGAATATGTTCACGCTTGGTATATTGGAAGTTCGATCAATCATTTAAGCTTTGGAAATACACTGAACTCAAGTCTTACCAATTCCATAAGATCTGCAGCTACGCAACCGTCAAGCTCAAGCAGCGGTTCCGGTGGTGGCGGATTCTCCGGTGGAGGTGGCGGAGGCGGTGGAGGCGGAGGCTGGTAA